In the Archocentrus centrarchus isolate MPI-CPG fArcCen1 chromosome 11, fArcCen1, whole genome shotgun sequence genome, cacaaacactgaaaatggttCCCACCCTCACACAAATAGGGGTAAAGTAAAGTTCATTCTGTTCATGTAAGTACTTATCAATATAAATGTAGCCCCTAGGTATAACGATTAAACGCAAGGTTACTTTACTGATTTGAAATCCATATATGCTGTCAGGCAATAAAGGTACAATATTTACACCATTTCCTCTAGATTTTAAGCTGCAGTCTTGGAGGACAGTCTAAGTTTGCAACAAGAAAttagattaaatattaattttattcttgGAATTTAGGgtattgctgtttatttatttaagttaatTGAGTGCAATCTCAGAAAATTCATTCTGTTTTGAATCATAATCACAGCAAGGAGCTTCTGGCTTTGAATCTTCCAGCCTTTCTTCTCCCTAGCAGCTGAGCTTTTTCCAGGGTTTCCTCCTATAACCATAAGATACAGTATGCATGTTAAGGCAATGTGTAAAGGTGAGCATAAAACTGATGAGTACCGAGCTTTTTCAAAATATCCAGTATACTATGATTACATTAAGGTCATAATATTATCAACtgaggcaaaaacaaacaaacaaaaaacttacaaACCACAGTTGTGCAGTGCAGTACTTTGTGTATGAGATAATTGGAGTTACCTCATTGTAACTACCTCAAGGTGTTGAGAATGAAATGTTTTGGGCACAAGATGCAATGATGAGATGTACATGGCTCAACATTTCtcaaaaatgtgcagaaaagcTGTCCAAACAACTGCCTCCTGCAAAACATGAGCATGATGGGGAAACCACATAAAATGTTTGTAAGTACAACTAGACGTTCTCTTTGGAGGATTAAAGCCCACAGTTATATCACTGGGTCTCTCATCAGTCCCTGCGGTATGGACACTGTCCTGCCATGGGAACGGACAGTTATTTGCTTTAATTTGCAACAGAAAAGCTTGTGGTGTGTAGTGACTGTTAGAGAATGTTCTGTTTGGTCTTCTCCTGGCTGGTTTAAGTGATAAAAGTGTCATTATTTAGCCTCTGAGGCAAAGGAGAGAGTGCAAACAGGACTGTGTGACCCTCTGTCAAGAGCCCCGTCCTTCAGATGATCATTAAAAGCCTCCAGGAGGACACCACATCAACTGGCAGGGCCGTCCAGCTTCTTCTTGGCCTTTTTAAGCCTCTCTCATCCCAGTCACCGGCCGTCTGACGGAGAAATAGACTCAATTTAGAGTAAGAGGGGACATGAAAGATGTCGCGCTGTGAGGTGGTATAGGCGACTTATTAAACAGCAGGAAAAGCCCTTGGACTTGAGCCCAATAGGATCTAACCCTGTAGTGCACTGACCGGATTTGGAGAAAAGTTGGATTTATTTGATTGGGTGCTTTGGACTCTGTGTCTGGTGAACGGTTTTAGCTGTTCTAAGAACGCTGATTGGAGTCAGTTTCTTGACTGAACAACagacaaataaaagaaacactttcactcaaactgcagctcactgaagATGGAGATGCAGGACCGCTTTATTGACTCCACGTTAATGAATTTTGTCAGTGACATGAACCTTATGGAGTGTCCACAAAAATATGCTTTAGCACCAAAGCAGCAGGTGGATGATACTCCATCAGGTCCAACCAGCCAGACGCGGTTAAACGACTCTTCCTGGAGCCAGGAAGTGGAGGACGATGTGCGCACTGCTCCGTTGATGATGGGCTCGCCGAGATACTACAGCCGCGGTGCCCGCGGGAATGCA is a window encoding:
- the LOC115788716 gene encoding fer3-like protein, with amino-acid sequence MEMQDRFIDSTLMNFVSDMNLMECPQKYALAPKQQVDDTPSGPTSQTRLNDSSWSQEVEDDVRTAPLMMGSPRYYSRGARGNAKSKRRRIITVVQRQAANVRERKRMFSLNEAFDELRRKVPTFAYEKRLSRIETLRLAIVYISFMMDLLENT